In Aliivibrio wodanis, a genomic segment contains:
- a CDS encoding secreted endonuclease I yields the protein MKKIVLTLLISCAFNANAAYEQAHDPHVVGGLPTLTCQTMIVDPPVEPGEIYNPNGYYDSALNKSGDELKSALNHIISTGITKLPYSSSSFDVWDALDITDEDPNNPNNVILIYTGRSQEKGQKSGQGNLGQDNWNREHSYPKSNGGFNDKSAYGYTDIHHLRPSDESVNGARGNLEFDNGGTELSEAPGNKRDSDSFEPRDEVKGDVARMMFYMATRYEGQDPKTPDLELVPSVTDNGNALGNVCALLEWHKQDSVDTFEFNRNSKIQNIQGNRNPFVDNPQWVESIFNKDCK from the coding sequence ATGAAAAAAATAGTATTAACCTTATTGATATCATGTGCTTTTAACGCTAATGCCGCTTATGAACAAGCTCATGATCCTCATGTTGTTGGTGGTTTACCGACATTAACTTGCCAAACTATGATTGTAGATCCACCTGTAGAACCTGGAGAGATTTATAATCCAAATGGCTATTATGATAGTGCGTTAAATAAATCAGGTGATGAGCTTAAATCAGCATTAAACCATATTATTTCGACGGGTATCACTAAGTTACCATACTCTTCAAGTAGCTTTGATGTGTGGGATGCGTTAGATATTACGGATGAAGATCCAAATAATCCGAATAACGTTATTCTAATATATACTGGGCGTTCTCAAGAGAAAGGTCAAAAATCAGGACAAGGTAATTTAGGTCAGGATAACTGGAACAGAGAGCATAGCTACCCTAAATCTAACGGTGGTTTTAATGATAAAAGTGCTTACGGTTATACTGATATCCATCATTTAAGACCAAGTGATGAATCAGTAAATGGTGCTCGTGGGAATTTAGAGTTCGATAACGGTGGCACTGAACTATCTGAAGCTCCAGGGAATAAAAGAGACAGCGATTCTTTTGAGCCTCGTGATGAAGTTAAAGGTGATGTAGCACGAATGATGTTCTACATGGCAACTCGTTATGAAGGACAGGACCCAAAAACTCCAGATCTAGAATTGGTTCCTTCGGTAACAGATAATGGAAATGCACTTGGTAATGTGTGTGCCTTATTAGAGTGGCATAAACAAGATAGTGTAGATACATTTGAATTTAATCGTAATAGTAAGATTCAAAATATTCAAGGAAATCGCAACCCGTTTGTTGATAATCCACAGTGGGTAGAAAGTATTTTTAATAAAGACTGTAAATAA
- a CDS encoding putative regulator, GGDEF family protein produces the protein MLENNYFIYQPNYFKGSIVSYEALLRFKHSNELPQHFISTIKDKVRFDKDVITHVIADKLSLRYQHNIHISINISVESLESDDFLTYCETIFKEHKGFTLEFNFNKKTFDINKVKINMKRLRKLGIFLTLDDYGTECVYSDPLLELNFDYIKIDRSLISTISDDYLSFCFLRSLYHKLNTFLGNTVVIKGVENINQLNLINSFGSVISQGYHLSYPLPLSELDNNRNIKNILSKTDLSPQAQPIDRFIYNVNIAKNEKELTKALEKLKPQDPFNLLAIDYNDFNLDVLNKKYQELLEGIKSPSILFTTNLMKHCNCLFILRDEHGVAIYNNKKHIDYLGCDLIGMPVQEVLARFPDYQTCLQLDQQLLNKSSDILISNETVEVDSQTTHFHTYRQKIQYFNNTFIVIFIYEDDTAAKISIDSLTSCFTKEKLDHINMDAYNTMVFIDLDGFKNINDKYGHQFGDQQLRKSAQFINQSLRKEDLLIRFGGDEFVLCLNSHSIKDINQKMYTIRSNFEQHFKQHNLELSFSFGSALLDNDIKSALETADKQMYINKRKRKKCL, from the coding sequence ATGCTTGAGAACAACTACTTTATTTATCAACCAAACTACTTCAAGGGCTCTATTGTCTCTTATGAAGCACTACTGAGGTTCAAACACTCTAATGAATTACCTCAGCACTTTATTTCAACCATTAAAGACAAAGTAAGATTTGATAAAGATGTTATTACTCATGTGATTGCAGATAAACTAAGTTTACGCTATCAACATAATATTCATATATCGATTAACATCTCAGTAGAAAGTTTAGAGTCTGATGATTTCCTCACTTATTGCGAAACCATTTTTAAAGAACATAAAGGATTTACTTTAGAGTTTAATTTCAATAAGAAGACGTTTGATATAAATAAAGTTAAAATAAATATGAAACGTTTAAGGAAGCTAGGAATATTCTTAACATTAGATGATTATGGTACTGAATGTGTTTATTCAGACCCATTACTAGAATTAAATTTTGATTATATAAAAATAGATCGCTCTCTCATTAGTACAATTAGTGATGATTATCTATCCTTTTGTTTTTTACGCTCACTTTATCACAAGTTAAATACATTTTTAGGAAATACAGTTGTAATTAAAGGTGTGGAAAATATAAACCAACTTAATTTAATTAATTCTTTTGGCTCTGTTATTTCTCAAGGCTATCACCTTTCATATCCACTGCCTTTATCGGAACTCGATAACAATCGTAACATAAAAAATATATTGTCAAAAACTGATTTATCACCTCAAGCTCAACCTATTGATAGGTTTATTTATAACGTTAACATCGCAAAAAATGAAAAAGAATTAACAAAAGCACTAGAAAAATTAAAGCCTCAAGACCCGTTTAACTTATTAGCTATCGATTATAATGACTTCAATTTAGATGTATTAAACAAAAAATATCAAGAATTACTAGAAGGAATTAAATCCCCTTCTATACTCTTCACTACAAATCTAATGAAGCATTGTAATTGTCTCTTTATTTTAAGAGATGAACATGGTGTAGCTATATACAATAACAAAAAGCACATTGATTATTTAGGCTGTGATCTCATTGGTATGCCAGTTCAGGAAGTATTAGCTCGATTTCCTGATTATCAAACATGTTTACAGCTTGATCAGCAGCTATTAAATAAATCGTCGGATATTTTAATATCTAATGAAACTGTTGAAGTTGATTCACAAACAACTCATTTCCACACATATCGTCAAAAAATACAATACTTTAATAACACCTTTATTGTGATTTTTATTTATGAAGATGATACCGCTGCTAAAATATCAATTGATAGCCTAACCTCATGTTTTACAAAAGAAAAATTAGACCACATTAATATGGATGCATATAACACCATGGTTTTCATTGACTTAGATGGTTTTAAAAATATTAATGATAAATATGGTCATCAATTTGGAGATCAGCAATTAAGAAAGTCCGCTCAATTTATCAACCAATCACTGAGGAAAGAAGATCTATTAATTCGATTCGGAGGAGATGAATTTGTACTTTGCTTAAATTCACACTCAATCAAAGATATTAATCAAAAAATGTATACTATCCGTTCTAATTTTGAGCAACATTTTAAACAACATAATTTAGAATTATCATTTTCTTTTGGCTCAGCTCTACTGGATAATGATATAAAATCTGCATTAGAAACAGCTGATAAGCAGATGTATATCAATAAAAGAAAACGTAAGAAATGTCTGTAA
- a CDS encoding hemolysin, whose amino-acid sequence MNKTLISLLCLSAFGSISSVEASESSTFYSDQTEIHYGLGAETCKPGFRTVTRDEALRAKDFIMNKLGKWGYVTLADGWIIMGPGYQGEIKKGTADSAVCYPLNVKTEINKFDPIYIDEGTKKRVEWNLLNNKDNFIIPAAQLAHILGFAWVGGSALPTAGEDMKVWWDSAEQSWKIRGNDGPCNGYRCNEKSTISVTNFSYTMDPKSFHVDGNIVNSNKKLINTISSSAINKTSIPQQYVIDINYKTSTNWSQHNDYSFSESIAVSTSFKSPQVTGGVDKSIQVTIGATQGWGENNGGDESNTVTIQARPLVPANSALKVLLNVYRADVSYPYVFDADVSYELGFSGFMRWSGNGLLSHPEDRPEETATFAIGHFAGEQKSLDFQWDHRDIPGVNQKWDWSWVSQNSGSKATRYWLGKVLSPKKARVKGMFYAEDQYTGELYFEEIPLSQDESNEVLMAKNIKQQLEDAGLKEVNVSVKKSDSNLD is encoded by the coding sequence ATGAATAAAACACTTATATCACTCCTATGTTTATCTGCTTTTGGTAGCATATCTTCAGTTGAAGCTTCCGAATCATCCACATTTTATTCTGATCAAACTGAAATCCACTATGGTCTTGGCGCAGAAACATGTAAACCAGGGTTTAGAACGGTAACACGTGATGAAGCTTTGAGAGCAAAAGACTTTATTATGAATAAATTAGGTAAATGGGGTTATGTCACTTTAGCTGATGGTTGGATTATTATGGGTCCAGGTTATCAAGGTGAAATAAAAAAAGGTACCGCAGATTCAGCCGTTTGTTATCCATTAAATGTAAAAACAGAGATCAATAAATTTGACCCTATTTACATTGATGAAGGAACAAAAAAACGAGTTGAATGGAACCTATTAAATAATAAAGATAATTTCATTATCCCTGCCGCCCAATTAGCCCATATATTAGGTTTTGCATGGGTTGGTGGTTCAGCTTTACCAACCGCTGGTGAAGATATGAAAGTATGGTGGGATTCAGCAGAACAAAGTTGGAAGATCCGTGGTAATGATGGACCTTGTAATGGGTATCGTTGTAACGAAAAAAGTACAATCAGTGTGACAAACTTTTCTTATACAATGGACCCTAAATCCTTCCATGTTGATGGTAATATTGTAAATTCTAATAAGAAATTAATTAACACTATTTCATCAAGTGCTATTAATAAAACGAGTATCCCTCAACAATATGTAATTGATATTAATTATAAAACATCAACTAACTGGTCTCAGCATAATGATTATAGCTTTAGTGAGAGCATTGCTGTAAGCACTTCATTTAAAAGCCCACAAGTTACAGGAGGTGTAGATAAATCGATTCAAGTTACAATAGGGGCAACTCAAGGCTGGGGAGAAAACAATGGAGGAGATGAAAGTAATACTGTAACGATTCAAGCTCGCCCATTAGTGCCTGCAAATAGTGCATTAAAGGTATTATTAAACGTTTATCGAGCTGATGTTTCTTACCCATACGTGTTTGATGCTGATGTTTCTTATGAGCTTGGCTTTTCAGGCTTCATGCGCTGGAGTGGTAATGGTTTATTATCTCACCCAGAAGATAGACCAGAAGAAACTGCTACTTTTGCCATTGGTCATTTTGCGGGTGAACAAAAAAGCCTTGATTTTCAGTGGGATCACCGTGATATCCCTGGCGTTAATCAAAAATGGGATTGGAGTTGGGTTTCCCAAAATTCAGGATCTAAAGCCACGCGTTATTGGCTAGGTAAAGTATTGTCACCTAAAAAAGCACGAGTAAAAGGAATGTTTTATGCGGAGGACCAGTACACTGGTGAATTGTATTTTGAAGAAATACCACTATCACAAGATGAAAGTAATGAAGTCTTGATGGCAAAAAATATTAAACAACAACTTGAAGATGCAGGCTTAAAAGAAGTGAATGTCTCAGTTAAGAAGAGTGATAGTAATTTAGATTAA
- a CDS encoding secreted peptidase, family C25, translating into MKLNHAKLLLSLAIFSPTLFAAANEVEHTDTALFDKQVIKLSPLSDVRSSINETSAEQYISVLQKHRSSATFEAKLTELTLAKIKMADGNVYNRILLPDGAAPNDPGKPNLTGYRQLIQIPDGAQLELDIQHVEWSKTYSDMVVDPVQLPFPDVVEENGNRPDQNMPFVKDETAYQALAEHSLPVISVVETIRVRGQSYAVISYRPIDFNPIEKTVRFAQNVRFNVNYVLSDTAEPKRQDKLSFDKNNGSAIDLNSEHIDVIDKQNSNNNAVLTPAQKADYLIITADRFEETLVPFVEWKRKKGYQVHVATITEVGNTQDKIKNYIKNSYSKGTMTSYVLLVGDHEDVPAYEVVGHPYHGDAHRWHTDYEYALVDGDDNYADIVLGRFPGDTEAQITTMVNRSLNYDKNPTDSDRYNHVLLAGQYQDSNDNKVADRMFMEDLHRAADFLGADYDFFSGEGDLFSKGYQIHTALQWDADLTKELKYGGWNYGTARVTPPKTVPQVWKDQGNGNHIQIADAINQGVGFVMHRDHGYGDGSGWADPHYTATEVNALTNNMAPFVFSLNCATGWFDGKDSFAESWMRNANGGAVGFTGAVRVSYSGYNDLMHAAILDSLWDDYDGNWSSDIYPVSWRPAMAVNRAKDRLFGHYGTQNNTAVLTSRFFSWFGDPELELRTERPSELTVTYPAQLQKTSQATFDVIVREGGDRLAKARVALVTTSGQSYVVTTDENGVAQFDMPVEGNMSLTVTEHNAKAYQGNIQVENDGLKANVGKDITVQAHQWVALDGTQSIIPKGSDVTYLWQQISGPKVRIDYANSRYAYAISPNDGSVVQFKLTITDKSGVSDSAIKTITVGVMDNNKAPIAVVQDILSSPNQWAALDGTESSDPDGNVVSYQWEQISGPKTEIAYPNTRYAYVLTPHIESSLTFKLTVTDNEGKTSSSNVTVTVKS; encoded by the coding sequence ATGAAATTAAACCACGCTAAACTTTTATTAAGTCTTGCTATATTTTCACCGACATTATTTGCGGCTGCAAATGAAGTTGAACATACAGATACAGCCTTATTTGATAAGCAAGTGATTAAGTTATCACCTTTATCTGATGTTAGATCTAGCATTAACGAAACTAGTGCAGAACAGTATATTTCTGTTTTACAAAAACATCGTAGTAGCGCTACTTTTGAAGCCAAATTAACAGAACTTACTCTTGCTAAAATAAAAATGGCTGATGGGAATGTTTATAATCGTATTTTGTTACCAGATGGTGCCGCACCAAATGACCCTGGAAAGCCAAACCTAACAGGTTATCGCCAGCTAATTCAGATACCAGATGGAGCTCAATTAGAGCTCGATATTCAACATGTCGAATGGTCAAAAACATATAGCGATATGGTGGTTGATCCTGTTCAGCTCCCTTTCCCTGATGTAGTAGAAGAAAACGGAAATCGACCAGACCAAAACATGCCATTTGTTAAAGATGAAACGGCCTATCAAGCATTAGCTGAACACTCACTTCCTGTAATTTCTGTGGTTGAGACAATACGCGTTCGTGGTCAAAGTTATGCGGTAATCTCATATCGCCCAATTGATTTTAATCCAATAGAAAAAACGGTCCGATTTGCACAAAATGTTCGCTTTAATGTTAACTATGTTTTATCTGATACCGCAGAACCAAAGCGTCAAGATAAACTTAGTTTTGATAAAAATAATGGGTCAGCGATTGATTTAAATAGCGAACATATAGATGTTATAGATAAACAGAATTCAAATAATAATGCGGTATTAACACCCGCTCAAAAAGCCGATTATTTGATTATTACTGCTGATAGATTTGAAGAAACATTAGTTCCTTTCGTTGAATGGAAGCGTAAAAAAGGTTACCAAGTTCATGTCGCGACGATCACAGAGGTTGGTAATACTCAAGATAAAATAAAAAACTATATTAAAAACTCGTATAGTAAAGGAACAATGACATCTTATGTGCTTTTGGTCGGGGATCATGAAGATGTGCCTGCTTATGAGGTAGTAGGGCATCCTTATCATGGTGATGCACACCGTTGGCATACAGATTATGAATATGCATTGGTTGATGGAGATGATAATTATGCAGATATCGTACTAGGCCGTTTTCCTGGAGATACCGAAGCACAAATTACAACTATGGTTAACCGTAGCTTGAATTATGATAAAAACCCAACTGATTCAGATCGTTATAATCATGTTTTACTAGCAGGACAATATCAAGATAGCAACGATAACAAAGTTGCAGATCGGATGTTTATGGAAGATCTTCATCGTGCTGCTGATTTTTTAGGGGCAGATTATGATTTCTTCTCAGGTGAAGGTGATTTATTTAGTAAAGGATATCAAATCCATACGGCATTACAGTGGGATGCAGATTTAACTAAAGAATTAAAATATGGTGGTTGGAATTATGGTACTGCTCGCGTTACACCACCTAAAACGGTTCCACAGGTTTGGAAAGATCAAGGTAACGGAAACCATATTCAAATTGCAGATGCTATTAATCAAGGTGTGGGGTTTGTTATGCATCGAGACCATGGTTATGGTGACGGTTCTGGTTGGGCTGACCCTCATTATACGGCAACGGAAGTAAACGCTCTAACTAATAACATGGCTCCATTTGTATTTAGCTTAAACTGTGCAACAGGTTGGTTTGATGGTAAGGACTCGTTTGCAGAATCGTGGATGCGTAACGCGAATGGCGGTGCTGTTGGATTTACAGGTGCTGTGAGAGTCAGTTACTCTGGCTATAACGATTTAATGCATGCTGCTATTTTAGATAGTCTATGGGATGACTATGATGGTAATTGGTCGAGTGATATTTATCCTGTTTCATGGCGACCAGCTATGGCTGTAAACCGAGCGAAAGATCGTCTTTTTGGACATTATGGCACGCAGAATAATACTGCAGTATTAACTTCACGTTTCTTTAGCTGGTTTGGTGATCCAGAACTTGAGCTAAGAACTGAAAGACCAAGTGAGCTTACCGTAACTTACCCAGCACAATTGCAGAAAACATCGCAAGCAACTTTTGATGTTATTGTCCGTGAAGGAGGTGATCGTTTAGCAAAAGCTCGCGTTGCATTAGTAACAACCTCTGGCCAATCTTATGTTGTTACAACAGATGAGAATGGCGTTGCTCAATTTGATATGCCAGTAGAAGGCAATATGAGCTTAACGGTAACAGAGCATAATGCCAAAGCATACCAAGGAAACATACAAGTAGAAAATGATGGTTTGAAAGCTAATGTTGGTAAGGATATTACCGTGCAAGCGCATCAATGGGTTGCTTTAGATGGTACTCAATCAATTATTCCTAAAGGGAGCGATGTTACGTACTTATGGCAACAAATTTCAGGACCTAAAGTACGTATTGATTATGCAAACAGCCGATATGCTTATGCTATCAGCCCTAATGATGGCTCTGTTGTACAATTTAAATTAACTATAACAGATAAATCAGGTGTATCTGATTCTGCAATTAAAACGATCACAGTTGGTGTAATGGATAATAACAAAGCACCTATTGCAGTTGTTCAAGATATATTGAGTAGCCCCAATCAATGGGCTGCATTAGATGGTACAGAATCATCAGATCCTGACGGTAATGTTGTAAGTTATCAATGGGAACAAATTAGTGGACCTAAAACAGAAATTGCATATCCAAATACTCGATATGCGTATGTATTAACGCCACATATTGAAAGCTCGTTAACATTTAAATTAACCGTAACAGATAATGAAGGAAAAACATCATCTTCAAATGTCACAGTGACTGTTAAAAGTTAA
- the glpC gene encoding anaerobic glycerol-3-phosphate dehydrogenase subunit C, translating to MSSPLFRSDLLKGDLLKDRFSKDNLIFRAPANTSFDQCLKCTVCTVYCPVAKENPDYPGPKQCGPDGERLRFKSPEYYDETLKLCTNCKRCETACPSGVKIGDMIAVARGKHGKPTYNMKGIRDFVLSHTDLFGSVATPVAPIVNAVTSVPLVKKMMHKTIGVHDHKSLPKYSHGTFRRWYKKEVSDQSIYQQQVHYFHGCFVNYNHPQLGKDFIRVMNNMHIGVQLLDKEKCCGVPLIANGFHKKAQKNAEFNVANLEAAIERRDVPILSTSSTCSFTLQQEYPHVLDVDNSKVAKKIEYVTRFLLKEIMNGRGPKMKSLNKKIVYHTPCHLERSGGNIYTIELLRAIPGLEVQVLDSECCGLAGTYGFKTENYDTSIAIGKNIFDQIKAAKPDYAITDCETCKWQIEENTNVTTIHPISLLCEALI from the coding sequence ATGAGCAGCCCATTATTTCGTTCTGATCTATTAAAAGGTGATTTACTTAAAGATCGTTTTTCCAAGGATAACTTAATTTTTAGAGCACCCGCTAATACCAGCTTTGATCAGTGTTTAAAATGCACCGTATGTACTGTGTACTGCCCTGTTGCTAAAGAGAATCCTGATTACCCCGGCCCAAAACAATGTGGTCCTGATGGCGAGCGTTTACGCTTTAAAAGCCCAGAATACTATGACGAAACCTTAAAACTCTGCACCAATTGCAAACGTTGCGAAACCGCTTGTCCGTCAGGAGTTAAAATTGGTGACATGATTGCAGTTGCTCGTGGTAAACACGGGAAGCCTACTTATAACATGAAGGGTATCCGTGATTTTGTACTAAGTCATACTGATCTATTTGGCTCGGTAGCAACACCTGTTGCCCCTATTGTAAACGCCGTCACAAGCGTACCCTTAGTAAAAAAAATGATGCACAAAACCATTGGTGTCCATGATCACAAATCACTGCCTAAGTATTCTCACGGAACGTTCCGCCGTTGGTATAAAAAAGAAGTATCAGATCAATCAATTTACCAACAACAAGTCCACTATTTTCACGGATGCTTTGTAAACTATAACCACCCTCAACTAGGGAAAGACTTTATCCGTGTTATGAATAACATGCATATTGGCGTGCAGTTATTAGATAAAGAAAAATGTTGTGGTGTTCCTCTTATTGCTAACGGCTTTCATAAAAAAGCACAGAAAAACGCCGAGTTTAATGTTGCTAATTTAGAAGCTGCGATTGAGCGTAGAGATGTGCCGATTTTATCGACCTCTTCTACCTGTTCATTCACCTTACAACAAGAGTATCCACACGTATTAGATGTCGATAACAGCAAGGTAGCGAAGAAAATAGAATACGTTACGCGCTTTTTATTAAAAGAGATCATGAACGGTCGAGGCCCTAAAATGAAATCACTTAATAAGAAGATTGTCTACCATACGCCTTGTCATTTAGAACGCAGTGGCGGCAATATTTACACCATCGAATTGTTACGTGCAATTCCAGGATTAGAAGTGCAAGTATTAGACAGTGAATGCTGTGGTTTAGCTGGAACTTACGGTTTTAAAACAGAGAATTACGATACCTCTATCGCTATTGGTAAGAATATCTTTGACCAAATAAAGGCGGCAAAACCAGATTATGCAATTACCGATTGTGAAACGTGTAAATGGCAAATAGAAGAAAATACTAATGTTACTACGATTCATCCTATTTCTTTACTGTGTGAAGCATTAATATAA
- the glpB gene encoding anaerobic glycerol-3-phosphate dehydrogenase subunit B, which translates to MNFDTIIIGGGMAGLSCALRCLEAGLKTAVIASGQSALHFSSGSVDVLAKTPDGTHVIDPMSAIDGFSTHYPEHPYATLGKETVNRAIDWYQATLSSIGVPLASQANGCNHYRLTPLGTMKSTWLSQPFVHQFPMALESNTMQKIVLVTIDGFRDFQPKLAQDNLKQITQLSDVEISTATVSLSAFNDIQRNHCELRSIDLSRLLAKRANLQEFAHALQQHANPGDLVVIPAIFGNGKGLGLLKEIEALTQLTLCEVPTMPPSLLGIRLEETMKHAFIEQGGTLLNGDHVIQGEFSYVNKQDPEHSHYRLNRIFTKNHGDFPLQAKQFVLATGSFFSQGLKASADSMEEPIFGLDMDQTASRTDWYSSAFFSPQSHPFLSMGVKTTPQLQAIKSGHVIDNFYCAGAILSGYNPVLEGSGSGVAISSGFHAAESIIKQIKPEFLSTNQTEKQQEVAL; encoded by the coding sequence ATGAATTTCGATACCATTATCATTGGCGGCGGCATGGCAGGATTAAGCTGTGCTCTTCGCTGCTTAGAAGCCGGATTAAAAACAGCCGTGATTGCCTCTGGTCAAAGTGCCCTGCATTTCTCATCAGGTTCTGTTGATGTATTAGCAAAAACACCTGACGGCACGCATGTTATCGACCCTATGTCAGCAATTGATGGCTTTTCGACTCATTATCCTGAGCACCCTTATGCCACATTAGGAAAAGAAACGGTAAACCGTGCTATTGATTGGTACCAAGCGACGTTATCTAGTATTGGTGTTCCATTAGCTTCCCAAGCAAACGGATGCAATCATTATCGATTAACACCTTTAGGTACAATGAAATCAACATGGTTATCGCAACCTTTTGTTCATCAATTCCCAATGGCATTAGAAAGCAATACAATGCAAAAAATCGTATTAGTGACGATTGATGGCTTTCGTGATTTTCAACCAAAGTTAGCGCAAGATAACTTAAAGCAGATCACTCAATTATCTGATGTTGAAATTTCAACAGCAACCGTCTCTTTGTCTGCGTTTAATGACATTCAACGTAATCACTGTGAATTACGATCCATTGATCTTTCTCGATTATTAGCAAAACGAGCGAACTTGCAAGAGTTTGCACACGCATTACAGCAACACGCTAATCCCGGCGATCTTGTCGTTATTCCTGCTATTTTTGGCAATGGCAAAGGATTGGGGCTTTTAAAAGAGATTGAAGCATTAACTCAATTAACTTTATGTGAAGTTCCAACAATGCCACCGTCATTGTTAGGTATTCGATTAGAGGAAACCATGAAACACGCTTTCATTGAACAAGGTGGAACCCTACTCAATGGGGACCACGTTATTCAAGGTGAGTTCTCTTATGTTAATAAACAAGATCCTGAGCATTCACATTACCGATTAAACCGTATCTTCACTAAAAATCATGGCGACTTCCCACTGCAAGCAAAACAGTTTGTACTTGCAACCGGCAGCTTCTTTAGCCAAGGCTTAAAAGCAAGTGCAGATTCAATGGAAGAACCTATTTTTGGTTTAGATATGGACCAAACGGCTTCTCGCACAGATTGGTACAGCTCTGCTTTTTTTAGTCCACAATCACACCCATTTTTAAGTATGGGTGTAAAAACGACGCCACAACTACAAGCGATAAAATCAGGTCATGTTATTGATAACTTCTACTGTGCAGGTGCCATCTTATCTGGTTATAACCCTGTATTAGAAGGCAGCGGCAGTGGTGTGGCAATTAGCTCTGGCTTTCATGCTGCAGAATCAATAATCAAGCAAATCAAACCTGAATTTTTGTCCACTAACCAAACAGAAAAACAACAAGAGGTCGCATTATGA